In the genome of Salmo trutta chromosome 18, fSalTru1.1, whole genome shotgun sequence, one region contains:
- the LOC115153562 gene encoding zinc finger protein 709 gives MSGHISGKNGPPLPLPSLRLMVPPLRLVSAAIWQTVQQRQVMDYGMLEEFVTMVTEMVPELLNHSQRAQLILGLRARLVLELCCSKPITDLQTIQPHLDRIQTLTPLWGTQATDAEVGLSESNFLGLVQTLLKDPDEREHFFQDVFPVEFGPSYDEAIQKLVWQFLSRLEKLLPVSSFQQASSLLSNVPSVLEECVESVSHPQELKTLLQYHRDLGLLDNHDTLSSTDGDCILSALCLPPVERVVIATEQTESETPVSSLNVFMDTFTKELEVDSATLTEYTEMEPGTSMDVVEREESVECERKENKEDDDAEFADPETEEVEPVYETVTVLGEDGTMEPLVKKNKLKRHRERIDASGMPHGKKHREPSPAEMKSIDLSDRIITSMLHKPSVEIQRINTTNLTLPLRPVRRNRGCKMKTFLAGEWKQTKTEFSEEKRSVCKRVKTPQNPNTCTVCGRVLSRFSDMKKHMQTHNNGRTYQCRNCQKTFKHLYNLQTHRKSCLFGTEQKEEVPSGEGSSAPFTTCETEFAQSSIDRRTCKVCGKIVHRIGYLSTHMKIHSENRHCSLGEAETVQKPSPEGGDTEPSSGLPLEATPEDSDSSFTSSTHQDLSYDPEPSQIKRPKCSSTAKKPDRKTFQKHICRICGKSVTAGAFEYHMRTHSGERPFSCPHPQCGMKFIHSGGLRAHLRRYCKVQTVDAAELDSFDIRFECDKCEKTFTIQSKLRKHKLIHGPLYCAGCRKVLPDLQTLTRHKLWHRPVQCSMCEESFMLTNLRTHYLDVHKFSGPFVCTHCPKSYKKFHSLIKHEMVHTGNLPLQCSQCPKRFIYNYDLVEHEKRHSDERPCLCWECGKAFYTNIDLKQHMQNSHGEKSTEYRFPCRHCGKPFRLSNSRANHEKTQHGGVRYPCTYCGKQFVCADSLKRHDLIHTGERPFKCNHKNCDKAFRSRAELKIHMRYHTGERPFKCNVCGKGFVQANFLTTHYRTHTGEKPYSCSLCDKRFNYHDSLKRHMSTHSNEKPYKCLDCGKAFERKTLLNVHQRSCTS, from the exons ATGAGCGGACACATTTCAGGAAAAAATG gtccccctcttcctctcccctctctacgcCTCATGGTTCCACCACTGCGGCTGGTCTCAGCAGCCATCTGGCAAACGGTCCAGCAGAGACAAGTGATGGATTATGGGATGCTGGAGGAGTTTGTTACCATGGTCACAGAGATGGTTCCAGAGCTTCTGAATCACAGTCAGAGGGCCCAACTTATTCTGGGTCTTCGAGCGCGT CTGGTCCTGGAGTTGTGTTGCTCCAAGCCAATCACAGACCTCCAGACCATTCAGCCACACCTGGACAGGATACAGACCCTCACACCTCTCTGGGGGACACAG GCGACTGATGCAGAGGTAGGATTATCTGAATCCAACTTCCTGGGGCTGGTTCAAACCCTTCTGAAAGACCCTGATGAGAGAGAACATTTCTTCCAG GATGTTTTTCCTGTAGAATTTGGTCCCAGTTATGACGAAGCTATCCAGAAACTCGTATGGCAATTTCTTTCGAGACTTGAGAAGCTGCTTCCCGTATCAAGTTTCCAACAG GCTTCCTCGCTGCTCAGCAATGTCCCCTCTGTTCTGGAGGAATGTGTTGAGTCTGTGTCTCACCCTCAAGAGTTGAAAACCCTGCTTCAGTACCACAGAGACCTCGGCCTGCTAGACAACCATG ATACTCTGTCTTCCACCGACGGGGACTGCATTCtctcagctctctgtctccctcctgtaGAAAGGGTGGTGATTGCAACAGAACAGACAGAGTCAGAAACACCAGTGTCATCCTTGAATGTCTTCATGGATACATTCACCAAAGAGTTGGAGGTGGACTCTGCAACATTGACAGAGTACACAGAGATGGAACCGGGGACAAGTATGGATGtagtagaaagagaggagagcgtGGAATGTGAGAGAAAGGAAAATAAGGAGGATGATGATGCAGAGTTTGCTGACCCAGAGACTGAAGAGGTGGAACCAGTGTATGAAACTGTGACGGTTTTAGGGGAAGATGGGACGATGGAGCCTTTAGTCAAGAAGAATAAGCTCAaaaggcacagagagagaattgATGCCAGTGGCATGCCTCATGGAAAGAAACACAGAGAACCTAGCCCTGCAGAAATGAAAAGCATAGACCTGTCTGATAGGATCATAACATCCATGCTTCACAAGCCCTCAGTGGAGATACAAAGGATTAATACCACTAACCTAACATTGCCCTTAAGACCAGTGAGAAGAAACAGGGGGTGTAAGATGAAGACATTTCTAGCAGGAGAATGGAAACAAACCAAAACTGAATTTTCAGAAGAGAAACGCAGTGTCTGCAAAAGAGTTAAAACACCCCAAAACCCCAATACATGCACAGTGTGTGGGCGTGTCTTATCCCGCTTTTCAGACATGAAAAAGCACATGCAAACCCATAACAACGGTCGCACCTATCAATGTCGCAATTGTCAGAAGACTTTCAAGCACTTGTACAATTTGCAAACTCACAGAAAGTCATGTCTGTTTGGAACTGAGCAAAAAGAGGAGGTTCCCTCTGGAGAGGGCAGTAGTGCTCCGTTTACTACGTGTGAGACAGAATTCGCACAATCCTCCATAGACCGTAGAACGTGCAAAGTGTGCGGCAAGATTGTGCATCGCATTGGATACTTGAGTACCCACATGAAGATTCACTCAGAGAATCGCCACTGTTCTCTTGGAGAAGCGGAAACAGTCCAGAAACCATCACCTGAAGGAGGGGACACAGAGCCGTCCAGTGGTCTTCCTCTTGAGGCAACACCTGAGGACAGTGACTCGTCCTTCACCAGCAGTACACACCAGGACCTGTCTTACGACCCAGAACCCAGCCAGATCAAAAGACCCAAGTGTTCCAGCACAGCAAAGAAGCCTGACCGAAAAACTTTCCAAAAACATATTTGCCGTATTTGTGGTAAAAGTGTGACTGCTGGCGCCTTTGAGTATCACATGAGAACTCACTCAGGCGAGCGCCCTTTCTCCTGCCCTCATCCTCAGTGTGGGATGAAATTCATACACAGCGGAGGTTTGAGGGCCCATCTCAGACGCTATTGCAAGGTTCAGACAGTTGACGCTGCTGAGCTCGACAGCTTCGACATACGTTTTGAGTGTGACAAATGTGAGAAGACATTCACTATCCAATCAAAACTAAGGAAACACAAACTTATCCACGGCCCGCTCTACTGCGCAGGGTGCAGAAAGGTATTGCCTGACTTACAAACTTTAACCAGACACAAGCTCTGGCACCGGCCTGTTCAGTGCAGCATGTGTGAGGAGAGCTTCATGCTCACAAACCTCAGAACGCACTATCTGGATGTCCATAAGTTCAGCGGGCCGTTCGTCTGCACCCATTGTCCGAAAAGCTACAAGAAGTTCCATTCCCTCATCAAACACGAGATGGTTCACACCGGAAACCTCCCCTTACAGTGCTCCCAGTGTCCAAAAAGATTCATCTACAATTATGACCTAGTCGAACACGAGAAAAGGCACTCCGACGAAAGGCCTTGTCTCTGCTGGGAGTGTGGCAAGGCCTTTTATACCAACATTGACCTGAAACAACACATGCAGAATAGCCATGGTGAAAAATCCACAGAGTATCGCTTCCCATGCCGCCATTGTGGGAAACCTTTCAGGCTTAGTAATTCCCGTGCGAACCACGAGAAGACTCAGCACGGCGGGGTGCGTTACCCGTGTACGTACTGTGGTAAGCAGTTTGTTTGTGCAGATTCATTGAAAAGGCATGATCTGATTCACACGGGGGAGAGGCCTTTTAAATGCAATCATAAGAATTGCGATAAGGCTTTCAGGTCGAGAGCTGAACTAAAGATACACATGAGATACCATACTGGAGAGCGGCCGTTCAAGTGCAACGTCTGTGGAAAGGGCTTTGTTCAAGCCAATTTTCTCACTACGCACTACAGGACTCATACAGGGGAGAAGCCGTATTCATGTTCCCTCTGTGACAAACGCTTTAACTACCATGACTCCCTGAAGAGACACATGTCTACACACTCAAACGAGAAGCCTTATAAGTGCCTGGATTGTGGAAAAGCTTTCGAACGCAAAACACTGTTGAATGTACATCAACGATCATGTACATCATag
- the LOC115153561 gene encoding zinc finger protein 665 isoform X2, with translation METRIHGGKGPPLPLPSLRLMVPPLRLVSAAIWQTIQLRHVMDYGMLEEFVTMVTEMVPELLNLRQRAQLILGLRARLVLELCRSKPITDLQTIQPHLDRIQTLTPLWGTQATDAEVGLSESNFLGLVQTLLKDPDERNHFFQDIFPVEFGPSYDTAIQNLMWQFLSRLEKLLPMSNFQQASSLLGDVPSVLEECVESVSHPQQLKTLLQYHRDLGQLDNHDPPSSTDGDCILSALCLPPGEWVVIATEVEKEGKSMGVKEREERVDSRTGECEKNKRSSVSDEEAEDDAEFADQVAERDPEYETVMVIGEDGIEKPFKLLKKHPQKKGETHGEKCRITVKPGQKISIGVSEAIMSSMIQKPSVDLQGVVIANVTQAPKSSQKVGRAKRSLERRTCKVCGKVVQRPAVLRKHMVTHTGDWPYRCPTCKKIYKTLRSFQKHIERCVFPIEETPKDSELSSTNATESSSPEPSAPIGSSKRCARCPICHKFILGYLRYHILSHSDERPHACPRCGSKYKFDFVLRRHMRLFCKVKKGEPVELGEKKVHKCNECGKEFGLKSTLTAHKRIHNPLRCAYCRRMFPDQETLAVHKVEHKPVQCTMCEKSFNVIRYLSRHYVDDHQFSGPFRCTYCERSYADLAALIRHQRIHTGGEPPYKCSHCPKKFHFETALVTHQRNHTGEKPCLCWECGKTFQSKGILKSHMNRVHTPQVKRIPCSQCTKVFRDKGQMKMHENVYHKGLRYPCSYCGKGFYSPAPLARHVLIHTGENPYSCTYKECTRVFKSASELRIHMRYHTGERPFKCKDCGKGFVQAHYLTIHRRSHTGEKPYPCLTCDKSFGTSHQLSRHMKTHTGEKPYQCMDCGKAFNRGDRLRTHQDKCHPAY, from the exons ATGGAAACACGCATCCACGGGGGAAAAG gtccccctcttcctctcccctcgctGCGCCTCATGGTTCCACCACTGCGGCTGGTCTCTGCAGCCATCTGGCAAACAATCCAGCTGAGACACGTGATGGATTATGGGATGCTGGAGGAGTTTGTTACCATGGTCACGGAGATGGTTCCAGAGCTTCTGAACCTCAGACAGAGGGCACAACTTATTCTGGGTCTTCGAGCAAGG CTGGTCCTAGAGTTGTGTCGTTCCAAGCCGATCACAGACCTCCAGACCATTCAGCCACACCTGGACAGGATACAGACCCTCACACCTCTCTGGGGGACACAG GCGACTGATGCAGAGGTAGGGTTATCTGAATCCAACTTCCTGGGGCTAGTTCAGACCCTTCTGAAAGACCCAGATGAGAGGAATCATTTCTTTCAG GATATTTTTCCTGTGGAATTTGGTCCCAGTTATGACACAGCCATACAGAATCTCATGTGGCAATTTCTTTCGAGACTTGAGAAGCTGCTTCCCATGTCAAACTTCCAACAG GCTTCCTCACTGCTCGGCGATGTTCCCTCTGTTCTGGAGGAATGTGTTGAGTCCGTGTCTCACCCTCAGCAGTTGAAAACCCTACTTCAGTACCACAGAGACCTCGGCCAGCTGGACAACCATG ACCCTCCATCTTCCACCGATGGGGACTGCATTCTCTCagctctctgtcttcctcctggGGAATGGGTGGTGATTGCAACAGAGGTGGAGAAAGAAGGAAAAAGTATGGGTGtaaaagaaagagaagagagggtggATAGCAGGACAGGGGAATGTGAGAAAAACAAAAGATCCTCTGTTAGTGACGAGGAGGCAGAGGATGATGCAGAGTTTGCTGACCAAGTGGCAGAGAGAGATCCGGAGTATGAAACAGTGATGGTTATAGGGGAAGATGGGATAGAGAAACCTTTCAAACTTCTCAAAAAGCACCCCCAAAAGAAAGGGGAAACCCATGGTGAAAAATGCAGAATAACAGTCAAACCTGGACAAAAGATAAGCATAGGCGTGTCTGAAGCAATCATGTCCTCCATGATACAAAAGCCCTCAGTGGACCTACAAGGGGTTGTTATCGCTAACGTAACACAGGCCCCCAAATCCAGTCAAAAGGTTGGGAGAGCAAAAAG GTCCCTGGAGCGTAGGACATGCAAGGTGTGTGGTAAGGTCGTTCAGCGTCCTGCAGTCTTGAGGAAACACATGGTGACTCACACTGGTGACTGGCCCTATCGATGTCCCACCTGTAAGAAGATTTACAAGACCTTGAGAAGCTTCCAGAAACATATTGAAAGATGTGTATTTCCTATTGAGGAAACGCCTAAGGACAGTGAGTTGTCCTCCACCAATGCAACTGAATCTTCTTCCCCGGAACCCAGCGCACCTATAGGATCATCCAAACGTTGTGCAAGGTGTCCTATTTGCCATAAATTTATATTGGGATACTTGCGATATCACATTCTATCTCACTCAGATGAGCGCCCACATGCTTGCCCTCGTTGTGGGTCGAAGTACAAATTTGACTTTGTGTTGAGGAGGCACATGAGACTGTTCTGCAAGGTGAAGAAGGGTGAACCTGTTGAATTAGGGGAAAAGAAAGTCCATAAGTGTAATGAATGTGGTAAGGAATTCGGGCTAAAATCCACACTGACGGCACACAAGCGCATCCACAACCCGCTCCGCTGCGCCTATTGCCGAAGGATGTTCCCAGACCAAGAAACACTTGCGGTACACAAGGTAGAGCACAAACCGGTTCAATGCACCATGTGTGAGAAGAGCTTCAATGTGATAAGGTACCTCTCCAGACACTACGTCGATGACCATCAGTTCAGTGGTCCATTCCGCTGCACCTACTGTGAGAGAAGCTACGCTGATTTAGCAGCTCTCATCAGACACCAGAGGATTCACACTGGCGGGGAGCCCCCATACAAGTGCTCCCACTGTCCAAAGAAGTTCCATTTTGAAACTGCTCTTGTTACACACCAGAGAAATCACACGGGAGAGAAACCGTGCCTTTGCTGGGAGTGTGGTAAGACCTTCCAATCCAAGGGGATTCTGAAATCTCACATGAATCGTGTTCACACTCCTCAGGTGAAACGCATCCCTTGTTCCCAGTGTACTAAAGTTTTCAGGGACAAAGGTCAAATGAAGATGCATGAGAATGTTTACCACAAAGGGCTGCGTTACCCGTGTTCCTACTGTGGTAAGGGGTTCTACAGCCCTGCCCCATTGGCAAGACACGTGCTGATTCACACAGGGGAGAATCCTTATTCCTGCACATATAAGGAGTGTACAAGGGTTTTCAAATCAGCATCTGAACTGAGGATACACATGAGATACCATACTGGAGAGCGGCCATTCAAGTGCAAGGACTGTGGGAAGGGTTTCGTTCAAGCCCATTATCTCACCATACACCGACGAAGTCATACCGGGGAGAAGCCTTATCCGTGTCTCACCTGTGACAAGTCCTTCGGCACCTCCCATCAGTTGAGCAGACACATGAAAACTCACACGGGAGAGAAGCCATACCAATGCATGGATTGCGGGAAAGCTTTCAATCGTGGAGACCGTTTGCGGACTCATCAAGACAAATGCCACCCAGCTTATTAG
- the LOC115153561 gene encoding zinc finger protein 841 isoform X1 yields the protein METRIHGGKGPPLPLPSLRLMVPPLRLVSAAIWQTIQLRHVMDYGMLEEFVTMVTEMVPELLNLRQRAQLILGLRARLVLELCRSKPITDLQTIQPHLDRIQTLTPLWGTQATDAEVGLSESNFLGLVQTLLKDPDERNHFFQDIFPVEFGPSYDTAIQNLMWQFLSRLEKLLPMSNFQQASSLLGDVPSVLEECVESVSHPQQLKTLLQYHRDLGQLDNHDPPSSTDGDCILSALCLPPGEWVVIATEVEKEGKSMGVKEREERVDSRTGECEKNKRSSVSDEEAEDDAEFADQVAERDPEYETVMVIGEDGIEKPFKLLKKHPQKKGETHGEKCRITVKPGQKISIGVSEAIMSSMIQKPSVDLQGVVIANVTQAPKSSQKVGRAKRSLERRTCKVCGKVVQRPAVLRKHMVTHTGDWPYQCPTCEKIYKTLGSFQEHTEKCVFPIEETPEESEAPISVMQYKGLMLKKILPHPPVQNEKKLKRIVCKTCPVCGKTLATSSSMKRHQIIHTEPKKCRVCEQVFPNPSELKIHMESHPKKGIHQCSNCERTFKHDYSVKAHEEACLFLSRQQGELGESSGLPATGQTDPGPSGSTHQQSVKIEPEILQLSATLSKQNSAFTYMHSVEGSSARAKRSLERRTCKVCGKVVQRPAVLRKHMVTHTGDWPYRCPTCKKIYKTLRSFQKHIERCVFPIEETPKDSELSSTNATESSSPEPSAPIGSSKRCARCPICHKFILGYLRYHILSHSDERPHACPRCGSKYKFDFVLRRHMRLFCKVKKGEPVELGEKKVHKCNECGKEFGLKSTLTAHKRIHNPLRCAYCRRMFPDQETLAVHKVEHKPVQCTMCEKSFNVIRYLSRHYVDDHQFSGPFRCTYCERSYADLAALIRHQRIHTGGEPPYKCSHCPKKFHFETALVTHQRNHTGEKPCLCWECGKTFQSKGILKSHMNRVHTPQVKRIPCSQCTKVFRDKGQMKMHENVYHKGLRYPCSYCGKGFYSPAPLARHVLIHTGENPYSCTYKECTRVFKSASELRIHMRYHTGERPFKCKDCGKGFVQAHYLTIHRRSHTGEKPYPCLTCDKSFGTSHQLSRHMKTHTGEKPYQCMDCGKAFNRGDRLRTHQDKCHPAY from the exons ATGGAAACACGCATCCACGGGGGAAAAG gtccccctcttcctctcccctcgctGCGCCTCATGGTTCCACCACTGCGGCTGGTCTCTGCAGCCATCTGGCAAACAATCCAGCTGAGACACGTGATGGATTATGGGATGCTGGAGGAGTTTGTTACCATGGTCACGGAGATGGTTCCAGAGCTTCTGAACCTCAGACAGAGGGCACAACTTATTCTGGGTCTTCGAGCAAGG CTGGTCCTAGAGTTGTGTCGTTCCAAGCCGATCACAGACCTCCAGACCATTCAGCCACACCTGGACAGGATACAGACCCTCACACCTCTCTGGGGGACACAG GCGACTGATGCAGAGGTAGGGTTATCTGAATCCAACTTCCTGGGGCTAGTTCAGACCCTTCTGAAAGACCCAGATGAGAGGAATCATTTCTTTCAG GATATTTTTCCTGTGGAATTTGGTCCCAGTTATGACACAGCCATACAGAATCTCATGTGGCAATTTCTTTCGAGACTTGAGAAGCTGCTTCCCATGTCAAACTTCCAACAG GCTTCCTCACTGCTCGGCGATGTTCCCTCTGTTCTGGAGGAATGTGTTGAGTCCGTGTCTCACCCTCAGCAGTTGAAAACCCTACTTCAGTACCACAGAGACCTCGGCCAGCTGGACAACCATG ACCCTCCATCTTCCACCGATGGGGACTGCATTCTCTCagctctctgtcttcctcctggGGAATGGGTGGTGATTGCAACAGAGGTGGAGAAAGAAGGAAAAAGTATGGGTGtaaaagaaagagaagagagggtggATAGCAGGACAGGGGAATGTGAGAAAAACAAAAGATCCTCTGTTAGTGACGAGGAGGCAGAGGATGATGCAGAGTTTGCTGACCAAGTGGCAGAGAGAGATCCGGAGTATGAAACAGTGATGGTTATAGGGGAAGATGGGATAGAGAAACCTTTCAAACTTCTCAAAAAGCACCCCCAAAAGAAAGGGGAAACCCATGGTGAAAAATGCAGAATAACAGTCAAACCTGGACAAAAGATAAGCATAGGCGTGTCTGAAGCAATCATGTCCTCCATGATACAAAAGCCCTCAGTGGACCTACAAGGGGTTGTTATCGCTAACGTAACACAGGCCCCCAAATCCAGTCAAAAGGTTGGGAGAGCAAAAAGGTCCCTGGAGCGTAGGACATGCAAGGTGTGTGGTAAGGTCGTTCAGCGTCCTGCAGTCTTGAGGAAACACATGGTGACTCACACTGGTGACTGGCCCTATCAATGTCCTACCTGTGAGAAGATTTACAAGACCTTGGGAAGCTTCCAGGAACATACTGAAAAATGTGTCTTTCCTATTGAGGAAACGCCTGAGGAAAGTGAGGCGCCCATATCAGTAATGCAATACAAGGGTCTGATGTTGAAGAAAATTTTACCACATCCGCCAGTACAAAACGAAAAAAAACTAAAACGCATTGTCTGCAAGACATGTCCTGTTTGTGGGAAAACTTTAGCCACAAGTTCGAGCATGAAGAGGCATCAGATTATTCACACCGAGCCCAAAAAGTGCAGAGTGTGCGAACAGGTCTTCCCTAACCCTTCCGAACTGAAGATCCACATGGAGTCCCATCCGAAGAAAGGCATCCATCAATGTAGTAACTGTGAGAGGACTTTCAAGCACGATTACAGTGTGAAGGCTCATGAAGAGGCTTGTCTGTTTCTGAGTCGTCAACAAGGGGAGCTTGGAGAGAGCAGTGGTCTTCCAGCTACGGGTCAGACAGACCCAGGGCCATCGGGCAGTACACACCAGCAGAGCGTGAAAATTGAACCAGAAATCCTACAACTCTCTGCCACTCTGAGCAAACAGAATTCTGCCTTCACCTACATGCATTCTGTGGAGGGGTCATCCGCAAGGGCCAAAAGGTCCCTGGAGCGTAGGACATGCAAGGTGTGTGGTAAGGTCGTTCAGCGTCCTGCAGTCTTGAGGAAACACATGGTGACTCACACTGGTGACTGGCCCTATCGATGTCCCACCTGTAAGAAGATTTACAAGACCTTGAGAAGCTTCCAGAAACATATTGAAAGATGTGTATTTCCTATTGAGGAAACGCCTAAGGACAGTGAGTTGTCCTCCACCAATGCAACTGAATCTTCTTCCCCGGAACCCAGCGCACCTATAGGATCATCCAAACGTTGTGCAAGGTGTCCTATTTGCCATAAATTTATATTGGGATACTTGCGATATCACATTCTATCTCACTCAGATGAGCGCCCACATGCTTGCCCTCGTTGTGGGTCGAAGTACAAATTTGACTTTGTGTTGAGGAGGCACATGAGACTGTTCTGCAAGGTGAAGAAGGGTGAACCTGTTGAATTAGGGGAAAAGAAAGTCCATAAGTGTAATGAATGTGGTAAGGAATTCGGGCTAAAATCCACACTGACGGCACACAAGCGCATCCACAACCCGCTCCGCTGCGCCTATTGCCGAAGGATGTTCCCAGACCAAGAAACACTTGCGGTACACAAGGTAGAGCACAAACCGGTTCAATGCACCATGTGTGAGAAGAGCTTCAATGTGATAAGGTACCTCTCCAGACACTACGTCGATGACCATCAGTTCAGTGGTCCATTCCGCTGCACCTACTGTGAGAGAAGCTACGCTGATTTAGCAGCTCTCATCAGACACCAGAGGATTCACACTGGCGGGGAGCCCCCATACAAGTGCTCCCACTGTCCAAAGAAGTTCCATTTTGAAACTGCTCTTGTTACACACCAGAGAAATCACACGGGAGAGAAACCGTGCCTTTGCTGGGAGTGTGGTAAGACCTTCCAATCCAAGGGGATTCTGAAATCTCACATGAATCGTGTTCACACTCCTCAGGTGAAACGCATCCCTTGTTCCCAGTGTACTAAAGTTTTCAGGGACAAAGGTCAAATGAAGATGCATGAGAATGTTTACCACAAAGGGCTGCGTTACCCGTGTTCCTACTGTGGTAAGGGGTTCTACAGCCCTGCCCCATTGGCAAGACACGTGCTGATTCACACAGGGGAGAATCCTTATTCCTGCACATATAAGGAGTGTACAAGGGTTTTCAAATCAGCATCTGAACTGAGGATACACATGAGATACCATACTGGAGAGCGGCCATTCAAGTGCAAGGACTGTGGGAAGGGTTTCGTTCAAGCCCATTATCTCACCATACACCGACGAAGTCATACCGGGGAGAAGCCTTATCCGTGTCTCACCTGTGACAAGTCCTTCGGCACCTCCCATCAGTTGAGCAGACACATGAAAACTCACACGGGAGAGAAGCCATACCAATGCATGGATTGCGGGAAAGCTTTCAATCGTGGAGACCGTTTGCGGACTCATCAAGACAAATGCCACCCAGCTTATTAG
- the LOC115153567 gene encoding ER lumen protein-retaining receptor 2 produces the protein MNIFRLTGDLSHLAAIIILLLKIWKTRSCAGISGKSQILFALLFTTRYLDLLTSFISLYNTTMKVIYIGCAYATVYLIYTKFKATYDGNHDTFRVEFLVVPVGGLAFLVNHDFSPLEILWTFSIYLESVAILPQLFMISKTGEAETITTHYLFFLGLYRALYLINWIWRFYFEGFFDMIAIVAGVVQTILYCDFFYLYVTKVLKGKKLSLPA, from the exons ATGAACATTTTCAGACTCACCGGCGATCTTTCCCATTTAGCAGCCATCATTATTCTACTTCTAAAAATATGGAAAACCAGGTCCTGTGCCG GTATCTCCGGGAAGAGTCAGATCCTGTTCGCCTTGTTGTTCACCACGCGCTACCTGGACCTGCTCACCTCCTTCATCTCCCTCTACAACACCACAAtgaag GTCATTTACATTGGCTGTGCGTATGCCACCGTGTACCTGATCTACACTAAGTTCAAGGCCACCTACGACGGTAACCATGACACCTTCAGAGTGGAGTTCCTGGTCGTCCCCGTGGGAGGGCTGGCTTTCCTTGTCAACCACGACTTCTCTCCTCTCGAG atcCTGTGGACGTTCTCCATCTACTTGGAGTCGGTGGCCATCTTGCCCCAGCTCTTCATGATCAGTAAGACTGGCGAGGCAGAGACTATCACCACCCACTACCTGTTCTTCCTGGGCCTGTACCGGGCTCTCTACCTCATCAACTGGATCTGGCGCTTCTATTTCGAGGGGTTCTTCGACATGATCGCTATCGTGGCCGGTGTCGTTCAGACAATCCTCTATTGCGACTTCTTCTATCTGTATGTAACGAAAG TACTGAAAGGAAAGAAGCTGAGTCTGCCAGCATAA